Proteins encoded by one window of Acidipropionibacterium virtanenii:
- the tkt gene encoding transketolase, with protein MRGHTVAELEWNETDVRAVDTARVLAADAVEKVGNGHPGTAISLAPLAYLLYQKEMKIDPADEHWLGRDRFVMSAGHSSLTQYTELFLAGLGLEIEDLESLRTWGSLTPGHPEYGHTRFVETTTGPLGAGISNAVGMAMAARKERGLLDPDAPAGTSPFDHYVYSIAGDGCLQEGISSEASSLAGTQELGNLILFYDDNRITIEGDTNIAFTEDVCARYEAYGWHVQTVDFTQGGTEYKEDVQALADAVEAAKAVTDKPSFIKVTTVIGWPLPNKQGSESVHGSKLGGEEISALKKVLGFEDTPFAIDDAVVKATRAAAAERGKANRAAWDKSFAAWQEANPEGAALLDRIRARKLPESLELPTFEPGKMSTRKASGAVLSALGPQLPELWGGSADLAGSNNTTMKGADSFLPADRVVEEYPGGPYGRTMHFGIREHAMGGIVNGITLSGLTRPYGGTFFVFSDYMRPSVRLAALMKIPSIFVWTHDSVGVGEDGPTHQPIEHLAACRAIPGLDVVRPADANETAVAWRTVLEHTDRPAGLVLSRQDLPTVDRSVHASAEGVAKGAYVLAEASADPKLILIATGSEVGVALEAQKQLEKAGTPTRVVSMPCQEWFDAQDDEYRESVLPSAVTARVSVEAGISMGWSKYVGFAGDSVSIEHFGASAAGARCFEEFGITPEHVVEVAGRVLAR; from the coding sequence ATGAGAGGACACACAGTGGCTGAACTGGAATGGAACGAGACCGACGTCAGGGCCGTTGACACGGCACGGGTGCTGGCCGCGGACGCCGTGGAGAAGGTGGGCAACGGCCACCCCGGGACTGCGATCTCGCTGGCTCCTCTGGCCTACCTGCTGTACCAGAAGGAGATGAAGATCGACCCGGCCGACGAGCACTGGCTGGGCCGCGACCGCTTCGTGATGTCGGCGGGACACTCCTCGCTGACCCAGTACACCGAGCTCTTCCTGGCCGGGCTGGGGCTTGAGATCGAGGATCTCGAGTCCCTGCGCACCTGGGGCTCGCTGACCCCCGGACACCCCGAGTACGGCCACACGCGGTTCGTCGAGACCACCACCGGCCCGCTGGGCGCCGGCATCTCGAATGCCGTCGGCATGGCCATGGCCGCCCGCAAGGAGCGCGGTCTGCTGGATCCCGATGCTCCCGCCGGCACCAGCCCCTTCGATCACTACGTCTACTCGATCGCCGGCGACGGCTGCCTGCAGGAGGGGATCTCCTCGGAGGCCTCCTCGCTGGCTGGCACCCAGGAGCTGGGCAACCTCATCCTGTTCTACGACGACAACCGCATCACCATCGAGGGCGACACCAACATCGCCTTCACCGAGGATGTCTGCGCCCGCTACGAGGCCTACGGCTGGCACGTCCAGACGGTCGACTTCACCCAGGGCGGCACCGAGTACAAGGAGGACGTCCAGGCCCTGGCCGACGCCGTCGAGGCGGCCAAGGCCGTCACCGACAAGCCCTCCTTCATCAAGGTCACCACCGTCATCGGCTGGCCGCTGCCCAACAAGCAGGGTTCTGAGTCGGTGCACGGCTCCAAGCTGGGTGGCGAGGAGATCTCGGCGCTGAAGAAGGTCCTCGGCTTCGAGGACACCCCCTTCGCCATCGATGACGCCGTGGTCAAGGCCACCCGCGCCGCGGCCGCCGAGCGCGGCAAGGCGAATCGTGCCGCCTGGGACAAGTCCTTCGCGGCCTGGCAGGAGGCCAACCCGGAGGGCGCCGCGCTGCTCGACCGGATTCGCGCCCGCAAGCTGCCCGAGAGCCTGGAGCTGCCGACCTTCGAGCCTGGCAAGATGAGCACCCGCAAGGCCTCGGGTGCGGTGCTGAGCGCGCTGGGCCCGCAGCTGCCGGAGCTGTGGGGCGGTTCGGCCGACCTGGCAGGGTCCAACAACACCACCATGAAGGGGGCCGATTCCTTCCTGCCGGCCGATCGCGTCGTCGAGGAGTACCCGGGAGGCCCCTACGGCCGCACGATGCACTTCGGCATCCGCGAGCACGCGATGGGCGGCATCGTCAACGGCATCACCCTGTCGGGGCTGACCCGTCCCTACGGAGGCACTTTCTTCGTGTTCTCCGACTACATGCGCCCGTCGGTGCGTCTGGCCGCCCTCATGAAGATTCCCAGCATCTTCGTGTGGACCCACGACTCCGTGGGCGTCGGCGAGGACGGCCCCACCCACCAGCCGATCGAGCATCTGGCGGCCTGCCGGGCCATCCCGGGGCTGGACGTCGTGCGTCCCGCCGACGCCAACGAGACCGCGGTCGCATGGCGCACCGTTCTGGAGCACACCGACCGTCCGGCCGGCCTCGTGCTGTCGCGCCAGGATCTGCCGACCGTCGACCGCAGCGTCCACGCCTCGGCCGAGGGAGTCGCCAAGGGCGCCTACGTGCTGGCGGAGGCCAGTGCCGATCCGAAGCTGATCCTCATCGCCACCGGCTCCGAGGTGGGGGTCGCCCTGGAGGCGCAGAAGCAGCTGGAGAAGGCCGGAACCCCGACCCGCGTGGTCTCGATGCCGTGCCAGGAGTGGTTCGACGCCCAGGACGATGAGTACAGGGAGTCGGTGCTGCCCTCGGCCGTCACCGCCCGCGTCTCCGTCGAGGCCGGCATCTCCATGGGCTGGTCGAAGTACGTCGGTTTCGCCGGCGACTCGGTCTCCATCGAGCACTTCGGCGCCTCGGCCGCCGGGGCCAGGTGCTTCGAGGAGTTCGGCATCACCCCCGAGCACGTCGTCGAGGTGGCGGGCAGGGTCCTCGCCAGGTGA
- a CDS encoding serine hydrolase encodes MSDWSALDRYLDDQAAERTSASLVVVRSTGTVHRHVCGDSLRYTTVPGRPHAVELPVERRVPATAATLYDLASNTKMWATNLALMILVDAGRLDLERPVHTVEGWSGFTAGGLEKVRIVDLLRHDAGLTADPRYFDPRAHDPGAGLYCSGTPQHPVPRSRIIDVICRTPPQRPPGTGYLYSDLDYMILGLVVEQLTGRRLDDFLESGPYHRLGLRRTVFNPLDKGLDVEEMAATEPEGNSRGGSVDYGRAPDGSPAPIRRYTLRGQVHDEKAWYCMGGVSGHAGLFTDADELAVLLRLGLGEGVLDGEQIIRPATWRRFAAPQGSDPAARRASSHGLGWRVAPAEGPPYPPFGPSPTPGSIGHTGWTGTLTLVDRDKDLAIGLMTGARHRLGTEVGADRPVGYRDVVDLVYRALGERGSVM; translated from the coding sequence ATGAGCGACTGGTCGGCCCTCGACCGGTACCTCGACGACCAGGCCGCCGAACGCACCTCGGCGAGCTTGGTCGTGGTGCGTTCGACCGGTACCGTCCACCGTCACGTGTGCGGAGACTCGCTGCGCTACACCACCGTGCCGGGGCGGCCGCACGCCGTCGAGCTGCCCGTGGAGCGACGTGTGCCAGCGACCGCGGCGACTCTCTACGACCTGGCCTCCAACACGAAGATGTGGGCCACGAATCTGGCACTGATGATTCTGGTGGACGCCGGCCGTCTAGACCTTGAACGGCCCGTCCACACAGTCGAAGGCTGGTCCGGATTCACAGCCGGCGGCCTGGAGAAGGTGCGGATCGTCGATCTGCTGAGGCATGACGCCGGACTGACGGCCGATCCGCGATACTTCGACCCCCGGGCCCACGACCCTGGCGCAGGACTGTACTGCTCCGGCACTCCGCAGCATCCGGTGCCCCGTTCCAGGATCATCGATGTCATCTGCCGCACGCCGCCGCAGCGGCCCCCCGGCACCGGCTACCTCTACTCCGATCTGGACTACATGATCCTGGGCCTGGTGGTCGAGCAGTTGACCGGCCGCCGTCTGGACGACTTCCTGGAGAGCGGCCCCTACCACCGCCTGGGGCTGCGTCGCACCGTCTTCAACCCGCTGGACAAGGGACTGGACGTGGAGGAGATGGCCGCCACCGAGCCCGAGGGCAACTCCCGGGGAGGCTCGGTCGACTACGGCCGGGCCCCCGACGGATCGCCGGCGCCCATCCGGCGGTACACCCTGCGAGGCCAGGTCCACGACGAGAAGGCCTGGTACTGCATGGGCGGGGTCTCGGGACATGCCGGCCTGTTCACAGACGCCGATGAGCTCGCCGTGCTGCTGCGACTCGGGCTGGGCGAGGGGGTGCTGGACGGGGAGCAGATCATCCGCCCGGCGACCTGGCGCCGGTTCGCGGCCCCGCAGGGATCCGACCCGGCCGCCCGGCGGGCCTCCAGCCACGGGCTGGGATGGCGGGTGGCGCCTGCGGAGGGGCCGCCCTATCCGCCATTCGGCCCCTCCCCGACCCCCGGCAGCATCGGACACACCGGATGGACCGGCACCCTCACGCTGGTCGACCGGGACAAGGACCTGGCGATCGGGCTGATGACCGGGGCCAGGCATCGGCTCGGCACCGAGGTGGGTGCGGACCGCCCGGTCGGCTACCGGGATGTCGTGGACCTGGTGTACCGGGCGCTGGGGGAGCGAGGGTCCGTGATGTGA
- a CDS encoding DUF222 domain-containing protein encodes MEAVTRFRAASDRLVEADTAVRRAEADRLVAVAEMIDTYPAPTPIVSSLAAERVVSAGAAGAGVVGEFVALEVGALLGLGEPAAWSLVHDVANLRSRHPRLWAAVDGLRVEAWQARKVALAAEELSAEAARWVDARLADLWGSVPWPRIRRRLAGLIVRADADLARRRAEIVRRDRFLSIRHLGDGTSAIGGLIDTGAALQLEAVIARATSRMRKAGATEPLPVLAARALEELATPTTTDDNATGSPQLPLADVVVHIAAEALDTTGGDGAHVARVAARGGDVGPVLVDQLAHLLGHHRIRVLPVVDLAGDPSVDAYEIPDRLRRQVLIREDCSVFPYSTARSRSADLDHTVAYRRSTPGSPAPPGQTRISNLGPLARREHRAKTAGIWKVGQPEPGVYEWTNRTGRRWRVARGHTTRLPDKPGNAAPERCAERIDLIYTSSVTF; translated from the coding sequence ATGGAGGCGGTGACGCGGTTCAGGGCGGCGAGTGACCGGCTGGTCGAGGCCGATACCGCGGTGCGTCGTGCCGAGGCGGATCGCCTGGTGGCGGTGGCGGAGATGATCGACACCTACCCCGCACCCACACCGATCGTAAGTTCTCTGGCTGCCGAGCGGGTGGTCTCGGCGGGGGCCGCCGGTGCAGGGGTGGTGGGGGAGTTCGTGGCCCTGGAGGTCGGCGCGCTGCTGGGTCTGGGTGAGCCGGCTGCCTGGAGCCTGGTCCATGACGTCGCGAACCTGCGTTCCCGCCACCCCCGCCTGTGGGCGGCGGTCGACGGGTTGCGGGTGGAGGCGTGGCAGGCCCGCAAAGTCGCCCTTGCAGCCGAGGAGCTGTCCGCCGAGGCGGCCCGGTGGGTCGACGCCAGGCTCGCCGACCTGTGGGGTAGCGTCCCGTGGCCGAGGATCCGACGGCGCCTGGCCGGACTGATCGTCCGCGCGGACGCCGACCTGGCGCGACGGCGGGCCGAGATCGTCCGGCGTGACCGGTTCCTGTCGATCCGGCATCTGGGGGATGGCACCTCGGCCATCGGGGGACTCATCGACACCGGTGCTGCGCTGCAGCTGGAGGCCGTCATCGCCCGGGCCACGAGTCGGATGAGGAAGGCCGGGGCCACCGAGCCGCTGCCGGTCCTGGCGGCCCGGGCTCTGGAAGAGCTCGCCACGCCAACAACCACTGACGACAACGCCACCGGTTCCCCGCAACTGCCCTTGGCCGATGTGGTGGTCCACATCGCCGCCGAAGCCCTCGACACAACGGGTGGCGACGGTGCGCATGTGGCCCGGGTGGCCGCCCGGGGCGGGGACGTCGGCCCGGTGCTGGTCGACCAGTTGGCCCATCTGTTGGGCCACCATCGCATCCGGGTACTGCCCGTGGTGGACCTGGCCGGTGATCCTTCGGTGGACGCTTACGAGATCCCCGACCGGCTCCGCCGCCAGGTGCTGATCCGGGAGGACTGCTCGGTCTTCCCGTACTCCACGGCCAGGTCGCGGTCGGCGGATCTGGATCACACCGTGGCCTACCGGCGATCCACGCCGGGTTCCCCGGCCCCGCCCGGCCAGACCCGGATCTCCAACCTGGGTCCGCTGGCCCGGCGGGAGCACCGGGCCAAGACCGCGGGCATCTGGAAAGTCGGACAGCCCGAACCGGGTGTCTACGAGTGGACCAACCGCACCGGACGACGCTGGCGCGTGGCCCGGGGACACACCACCAGGCTGCCCGACAAGCCCGGGAACGCTGCTCCGGAGCGCTGCGCGGAGCGGATCGACCTCATCTACACCTCCTCAGTCACCTTCTGA
- a CDS encoding Re/Si-specific NAD(P)(+) transhydrogenase subunit alpha, with protein MMIGIPRESAAGENRVAATPSTVPRLLKLGYEVVVEQGAGAGASFPDQAYQDAGAQLGDAARAWGADLVLAVNPPSDGEIAAMRPGAALVTFLAPRQDENLTRKLASAGVTGMSMDMVPRISRAQSMDALSSMANISGYRAVVEAAFAYGRTFGGQVTAAGKVPPAKVFVIGTGVAGLAALGAANSMGAEVFATDVRPETAEQVESMGARFLHVRTSDADQGVSSDGYAKETSDDYNTRAAELYMEQARTCDVVITTAAIPGRPSPKLITAEMVAAMRPGSVIVDLAALGGGNCVLTHPGEKYVTDGGVTIIGYTDLPSRLPGQSSQLYGTNLVNLVTLATPAKDGQLVIDFEDEVIRQATVSRDGEVTFPPPPVQVAAAPAPVKKAAAEPVLAAKKEPRPWPQTFAMIGVLAVALIALLTFAPSSFLGLFGTFAVAVVVGYYVVWNVSHALHTPLMSVTNAVSGIIMVGAITQLGSGSLVIQIIAAITVLIASINVFGGFTVTQRMLKMFRKA; from the coding sequence ATGATGATAGGAATCCCGCGGGAGTCAGCGGCGGGCGAGAATCGGGTCGCGGCGACGCCATCGACCGTTCCGCGCCTCCTCAAGCTCGGGTACGAGGTCGTTGTCGAACAGGGGGCGGGTGCCGGGGCGTCGTTCCCCGATCAGGCATACCAGGACGCCGGTGCGCAGCTGGGTGACGCCGCCCGGGCATGGGGCGCCGATCTGGTGCTGGCGGTGAATCCTCCCAGCGACGGTGAGATCGCCGCGATGCGTCCCGGGGCGGCGCTGGTGACCTTCCTGGCCCCCCGGCAGGACGAGAACCTCACCCGCAAGCTCGCCTCGGCCGGAGTGACCGGAATGTCTATGGACATGGTGCCGCGGATCTCGCGCGCCCAGTCGATGGACGCGCTCTCCTCGATGGCCAACATCTCGGGATATCGGGCCGTCGTCGAGGCCGCCTTCGCCTACGGGCGCACATTCGGCGGTCAGGTGACCGCGGCCGGCAAGGTGCCCCCGGCGAAGGTCTTCGTGATCGGCACCGGCGTGGCCGGACTGGCCGCGCTGGGTGCGGCCAACTCGATGGGCGCGGAGGTCTTCGCCACCGACGTCCGCCCCGAGACCGCCGAGCAGGTCGAGTCCATGGGCGCCCGGTTCCTCCACGTGCGCACCAGTGACGCCGACCAGGGCGTCTCCTCCGACGGCTACGCCAAGGAGACCAGCGACGACTACAACACCCGGGCCGCCGAGCTGTACATGGAGCAGGCGAGGACCTGCGATGTCGTCATCACCACCGCGGCGATTCCCGGCCGCCCCTCCCCGAAGCTCATCACCGCTGAGATGGTGGCCGCGATGCGCCCGGGCAGCGTCATCGTGGACCTGGCCGCCCTGGGCGGGGGCAACTGCGTGCTGACCCACCCCGGCGAGAAGTACGTGACCGATGGCGGTGTGACGATCATCGGCTACACAGACCTGCCCTCCAGGCTGCCCGGCCAGTCCTCCCAGCTCTACGGCACGAACCTGGTGAACCTGGTCACCCTGGCCACCCCCGCCAAGGACGGGCAGCTCGTCATCGACTTCGAGGACGAGGTGATCCGCCAGGCGACCGTCTCCCGCGACGGGGAGGTCACCTTCCCGCCGCCGCCCGTCCAGGTGGCCGCAGCGCCCGCTCCGGTGAAGAAGGCCGCGGCCGAACCGGTCCTCGCGGCCAAGAAGGAGCCGCGCCCGTGGCCCCAGACCTTCGCGATGATCGGCGTGCTGGCCGTCGCCCTCATCGCCCTGCTGACCTTCGCCCCCTCCTCGTTCCTGGGGCTCTTCGGCACCTTCGCCGTGGCCGTCGTGGTCGGCTACTACGTCGTCTGGAACGTGTCCCACGCGCTGCACACCCCGCTCATGAGCGTCACCAACGCCGTGTCGGGCATCATCATGGTCGGCGCCATCACCCAGCTGGGAAGCGGCTCGCTGGTGATACAGATCATTGCGGCGATCACGGTGCTGATCGCCTCCATCAACGTGTTCGGCGGGTTCACCGTGACCCAGCGGATGCTCAAGATGTTCAGGAAGGCCTGA
- a CDS encoding MarR family winged helix-turn-helix transcriptional regulator, which produces MSIGEDGSASEPGTKQGRSGPDRTELANDLRLACQIIARRVRFESPSKVPPHQISVLFKIRREPRTPGALADEERISAPAMTRTVNAMAEAGLVRRIKHPDDSRSVLVVLTDEGRRAIDEVLDSRDTWMARHLDGLGEEELDLLERATAVLTRIGQQ; this is translated from the coding sequence GTGTCGATCGGTGAGGACGGGTCCGCGTCGGAGCCCGGAACGAAGCAGGGGAGAAGCGGCCCTGATCGGACCGAACTGGCCAATGATCTGCGTCTGGCCTGTCAGATCATCGCCCGTCGGGTGCGCTTCGAGTCTCCCTCGAAGGTGCCTCCCCACCAGATCAGCGTGCTGTTCAAGATCCGCCGCGAGCCCAGAACACCCGGCGCGCTGGCCGATGAGGAGCGGATCTCCGCCCCGGCGATGACCCGCACCGTCAACGCGATGGCCGAGGCAGGGCTCGTCCGCCGGATCAAACACCCCGACGACTCCCGTTCGGTCCTGGTGGTCCTCACCGACGAAGGCAGGCGGGCCATTGACGAGGTCCTCGACAGCCGCGACACCTGGATGGCCCGCCACCTCGACGGTCTGGGCGAGGAGGAGTTGGATCTGCTCGAGCGCGCCACCGCGGTGCTGACCAGGATCGGTCAGCAGTGA
- a CDS encoding MFS transporter — translation MSTGVRGQLGRTFASFTVRNYSYFFVGALVSNIGLWMGRTAQDWMVLTQLTDHSSSALGYVTALQFLPIVLFGPTMGAVADRWSKRTLLYWTQTLLALNALALFILDATGVITLWQVMVIAFIQGAISALDNPVRQSFVPEMVPMRLVPNAIGLNSAQFNSARLLGPGVGGLLIAAVGVPACLLINALSFAAVVISLALMDRRLLTPAPTRRGKGAVREGVRYVSHRPDILVPMVIVFMLGTFGMNFQITNALMATKVFNKGPGEYGLLGSVMAVGTLVAALLAARRAHPRLRTLLIPLAGFAVFTTLLGLAPGYGLYAVTLVPVGLCALTVMTAANATVQLASDPDVRGRVMALYMAIFQGGTPIGAPIIGWIGDTWGPRWTLLIGAIATGATVIGVLLFIRFHDRMRMTIESGWPPRMGLLPMNPQNR, via the coding sequence GTGAGCACCGGCGTCAGGGGCCAGCTCGGGCGCACCTTCGCGTCCTTCACGGTGCGCAACTACAGTTATTTCTTCGTCGGCGCGCTGGTCTCCAATATCGGACTGTGGATGGGTCGCACCGCCCAGGACTGGATGGTTCTCACCCAGCTCACCGACCATTCGTCCAGTGCGCTCGGCTACGTCACCGCACTGCAGTTCCTGCCCATCGTGCTCTTCGGGCCGACGATGGGGGCCGTGGCGGACCGGTGGTCGAAGCGGACGCTGCTCTACTGGACGCAGACCCTGCTGGCCCTCAACGCGCTGGCCCTGTTCATCCTCGACGCCACCGGCGTCATCACCTTGTGGCAGGTGATGGTGATCGCCTTCATCCAGGGCGCCATCAGCGCCCTGGACAACCCGGTACGCCAGTCCTTCGTGCCCGAGATGGTGCCGATGAGGCTCGTTCCCAATGCGATCGGGCTCAATTCCGCACAGTTCAACAGTGCCCGGCTGCTGGGTCCCGGAGTCGGGGGCCTGCTCATCGCCGCGGTCGGGGTGCCCGCCTGTCTGCTCATCAATGCCCTGAGCTTCGCCGCGGTGGTGATCTCCCTGGCCCTGATGGACCGCAGGCTCCTGACGCCGGCACCGACTCGTCGCGGCAAAGGGGCGGTCCGAGAGGGTGTGCGATATGTCAGCCACCGCCCGGACATTCTGGTGCCGATGGTGATCGTCTTCATGCTGGGCACGTTCGGGATGAATTTCCAGATCACCAACGCCCTGATGGCCACCAAGGTCTTCAACAAGGGGCCGGGCGAGTACGGCCTGCTCGGATCCGTCATGGCGGTCGGGACACTGGTCGCCGCCCTGCTGGCGGCCCGTCGGGCCCACCCCAGGCTGCGCACCCTGCTCATCCCGCTGGCCGGTTTCGCGGTCTTCACGACGCTGCTGGGGCTGGCCCCCGGTTACGGCCTGTACGCGGTGACCCTGGTGCCGGTCGGGCTGTGCGCACTGACCGTCATGACGGCCGCGAACGCCACCGTGCAACTGGCCTCGGATCCCGATGTGAGGGGCCGGGTGATGGCCCTGTACATGGCGATCTTCCAGGGCGGCACTCCCATCGGGGCGCCCATCATCGGCTGGATCGGCGACACCTGGGGGCCGCGATGGACTCTGCTCATCGGAGCCATCGCCACCGGGGCGACGGTGATCGGGGTGCTCCTGTTCATCCGCTTCCACGACCGGATGAGAATGACGATCGAGTCCGGCTGGCCACCCCGGATGGGGCTCCTTCCGATGAATCCGCAGAACCGCTGA
- a CDS encoding NAD(P)(+) transhydrogenase (Re/Si-specific) subunit beta produces the protein MFAVMLVSGRLTNFVDASYIVAGLLFIFALAGLAKFETSKRGNAFGILGMVIAVIASIVWLVKLPDYRPISLVLLFVPMLIGAGIGVWKALKVEMTGMPELIAQLHSFVGLAAVLIGFNAFMEDGSGASTFQLSEIWIGVFIGALTFTGSIVAWAKLSGKMASAPLAIPGRNWINLGLVVAIIACGIWFSAASGPIAWLPLAILTGLSLFLGFHLVAAIGGADMPVVISMLNSYSGWAAAFSGFSLHISVLTITGALVGFSGAILSFIMCRAMNRSFVSVILGGFGDAPMIQGEGPQGEIHEIKAEELAGKLADASSVIIAPGYGMAVAQAQYPVAELAKRLTAAGVTVRFAIHPVAGRLPGHMNVLLAEAHVPYDIVMEMDEINDDFSETDVVLVIGANDTVNPSAMDPGTPISGMPVLHVWEGREVVVFKRSLKPGYAGVENPLFFNDNTEMLFGDAKASVDAINAALPVPVEAA, from the coding sequence ATGTTTGCTGTGATGCTGGTGTCAGGGAGGCTCACGAACTTCGTCGACGCCTCCTACATCGTCGCCGGACTGCTCTTCATCTTCGCGCTGGCCGGTCTGGCCAAGTTCGAGACCTCCAAGCGCGGCAACGCGTTCGGGATCCTCGGCATGGTCATCGCCGTGATCGCCTCGATCGTGTGGCTGGTGAAGCTTCCCGACTACCGCCCGATCTCGCTGGTGCTGCTCTTCGTCCCGATGCTCATCGGCGCCGGGATCGGGGTGTGGAAGGCCCTCAAGGTCGAGATGACCGGGATGCCCGAGCTCATCGCCCAGCTGCACTCCTTCGTCGGCCTGGCAGCGGTGCTGATCGGCTTCAACGCCTTCATGGAGGACGGTTCCGGCGCATCGACCTTCCAGCTCTCCGAGATCTGGATCGGCGTGTTCATCGGTGCGCTCACCTTCACCGGATCGATCGTCGCCTGGGCGAAGCTGTCGGGCAAGATGGCCTCGGCTCCGCTGGCGATCCCCGGCCGGAACTGGATCAACCTGGGCCTGGTCGTCGCGATCATCGCCTGCGGCATCTGGTTCTCCGCCGCATCGGGCCCGATCGCCTGGCTGCCCCTAGCGATCCTCACCGGGCTGTCCCTGTTCCTCGGCTTCCATCTGGTGGCCGCGATCGGCGGGGCGGACATGCCGGTGGTCATCTCGATGCTGAACTCCTACTCCGGATGGGCGGCCGCCTTCTCCGGATTCAGCCTGCACATCAGCGTGCTCACCATTACCGGTGCCCTGGTCGGGTTCTCGGGCGCGATCCTGTCCTTCATCATGTGCAGGGCCATGAACCGCTCCTTCGTCTCGGTGATCCTCGGCGGATTCGGCGACGCCCCGATGATCCAGGGCGAGGGGCCCCAGGGGGAGATTCACGAGATCAAGGCCGAGGAGCTGGCCGGCAAGCTGGCCGACGCATCCTCGGTGATCATCGCCCCCGGCTACGGAATGGCGGTGGCTCAGGCGCAGTACCCGGTGGCCGAACTGGCCAAGCGGCTCACGGCCGCCGGGGTCACCGTGCGGTTCGCGATCCACCCGGTGGCGGGACGGCTGCCCGGGCACATGAATGTGCTCCTGGCCGAGGCCCATGTGCCCTATGACATCGTCATGGAGATGGACGAGATCAATGACGACTTCTCCGAGACCGACGTCGTGCTGGTGATCGGCGCCAATGACACCGTCAACCCCTCGGCGATGGATCCTGGCACCCCGATCTCGGGGATGCCGGTGCTCCACGTATGGGAGGGCCGTGAGGTGGTCGTGTTCAAGCGCTCCCTCAAGCCCGGTTACGCCGGTGTGGAGAACCCGCTGTTCTTCAACGACAACACCGAGATGCTCTTCGGCGACGCCAAGGCCTCCGTCGACGCCATCAATGCCGCCCTACCGGTGCCCGTCGAGGCCGCATAG